From the Candidatus Cloacimonadota bacterium genome, the window CAGATTACGCAGATTTTTTAATAGATTAGGGATGAATAGGATGGGGATGATGAAAAGGGGATTTTTTACGTTGTAGCGTTTTATCGTTTTAACGTTTTAGAGTTCATAAAGGTTGCTAACTAACTGCGGAATAGCGAGTTGGAACACCGGATTCATCCGGTCGTTGGTGCCAGATTCATCTGGCACAATGTCCTTTCGACCACTCAGACTCCGCCCACTGCCACCCAAACCCGCGCCCATGCGTCATTCTGAGCGAAGCGAAGAATCCAGGCCGTGGCGGAGCACCGGATTCATCCGGTGTTCCGGCGCTACAACCTAAAAAATCCCTTTTTTATCGACTCAATCCTGTGTATCCCAAATCTATTATAAATCAGCGAAATCCGCGTTTTTATCCCCGTCAATCCGCGAGAACCCCAAAAATAAATCCGCCGAAACCGCGTTTTTCTTCCCCTTTATTTTATGGGGGCACACCCCAAAAAAATTTAGGAGTAAAAATGTCATTTTCCCAAAACAACCTCAAAACCGTGACGTATGGCGATTCCGTCAGGAATACCAAGGCCATCCAGCCCATGAGCATGGATGAACTGTATGACAAACTTTCAAATGGACACTGGCGCGAAGAAATCGAAGCCATCCGCGCCGAGACCGACCCCCAAATTCAGAAGCAAATGAAACAGAAGCTTCCCTATTTCTGCTTTGCCGTGATCGAAGGCTCACGCTCCGAAGACAACGTGATTCAAGCCAACGGCATCATTTTCGATTTTGACCACGTTGAAAACTTCAGCGAAAGCAAGATTATCCTGCGCGAAAACTCCCGCGGCTTCAACGCCGTTTTCCGCAGCCCTGTGGACGGTTTAAAGCTCGTTTTGGCTTTCGACAGGCCAGTGGTCGATCGTGAAGAATTTCGCGAAATATGGCACTTTCTGCGCGCTGAAATCGAAATTAAAACCGGGCTCAAGGCAGACAACACCCCGGACATGGGCCGCCCCTGTTTCGTGAGCTGGGACGACGACTTTGTGGGCAGCGTGGAAGCCGAGCCCATGAACGTGGATGATGTTTTGGCGGAAGCCGGGGTTCACAAGGAAGAACCTGAAACAAAGATGCAGCGTGCGCCCATCGTGCGCCATGACGACGCCCTCACCGCCCTCAAAGCCCAAGACGCCGTGGAATATCTTTCCCGGATCAAGTTTGACAACCGGGACTGGTTTCGCTGCGGATTGGCGCTTTTCAACTACTTTGGTGAAGACGGCTTGGAACACTGGCTGAAATTTGCCGACAATCCCCACTACAAGGACACGCCGGCGGAATTGAAAAAGGTGTGGGAACGCCTGAAAAGGTATCCCGGAGTGAACATTGGAACGCTGTTTTACATCGCCGAAAACGAAGGCTGGATAAACGCATACGCCCCTTTTGAAGCGCGGGAGGAAAACCCTCCCGCCTGGGGGGACGAGCTTCCCTTGCTCACGCTGGAGGACTATCCCGAGCTTTTGGATCTTTTTAGCAGACCCAAAAACGTGGAACTGGATCGCGGCAAACTGCCCCACGAGCTTATCCAATATCTGGACCTCGTGGGTCAAATCACCGACGCCCAGGACGGAGCCAAGCTCACCGCCATGCTGCCCGTGGTGGCGGCAAACATCGGCAATCGGGTTTACATGTATAACGCCGGAACCAAGCACTATTGCAATATCTGGGCGGCGATCATCGGACCTTCCACGGTGAGCCGAAAGACCACGGTGATAAACCAAGCCATGAAGATGATGAAAACCTTCAAGGACTCACTGACAAACCTCCCCGCCAAAGAGCGCAACGAGATGGACATCGAGCTTTCGCGAGTGACCCAGGCAAGGCTTTACAATCTGCTTTCCATCAATCCCAATCGCCTGATTTTGCAGATGGAAATTTCCGCCTGGCTGCGCGAGATGGGGAAATCCTACAACGCAGGCATGAAGCAGGAAATCACGGATATGTTCGACGGCAAGGACCGCAGCATCGCCAAAATGGAAATTGACGAGCACATCTCCAAGCCCGCCTTTTCCATCGTGGGCGCCACCACCGAGGAATGGTTTTTTCAGGAAATGAGCGAAGTTGCAGACCAGCGCGGCGGATTTTTGCAGCGCTTCATCATCTGCCTGATCCAAAACATCGATGTGGAAGAATTGTGTCTGGATAGCGTGGACAGCACGGGTGTCGACCCCCAACTGCACGCCTATGGCGAGATGCTGGAAAGCTTCCGCAGAATTCCAGACAGCCAACGCCTGAAAACTTCACAAGAAGCAAAGGAACTGCGCGATGGATTATACAAAACCCTGATGAAAAGAATTGCCATGAACGCCAACGACCCGCTGGCGGCATACAGCGCGCGGCTCTTCGACAACTATTTCTGGCGCTTCTGCATCCTGATTCACCTGATGAAAAACTGGGAGAGCCTGCG encodes:
- a CDS encoding DUF3987 domain-containing protein encodes the protein MSFSQNNLKTVTYGDSVRNTKAIQPMSMDELYDKLSNGHWREEIEAIRAETDPQIQKQMKQKLPYFCFAVIEGSRSEDNVIQANGIIFDFDHVENFSESKIILRENSRGFNAVFRSPVDGLKLVLAFDRPVVDREEFREIWHFLRAEIEIKTGLKADNTPDMGRPCFVSWDDDFVGSVEAEPMNVDDVLAEAGVHKEEPETKMQRAPIVRHDDALTALKAQDAVEYLSRIKFDNRDWFRCGLALFNYFGEDGLEHWLKFADNPHYKDTPAELKKVWERLKRYPGVNIGTLFYIAENEGWINAYAPFEAREENPPAWGDELPLLTLEDYPELLDLFSRPKNVELDRGKLPHELIQYLDLVGQITDAQDGAKLTAMLPVVAANIGNRVYMYNAGTKHYCNIWAAIIGPSTVSRKTTVINQAMKMMKTFKDSLTNLPAKERNEMDIELSRVTQARLYNLLSINPNRLILQMEISAWLREMGKSYNAGMKQEITDMFDGKDRSIAKMEIDEHISKPAFSIVGATTEEWFFQEMSEVADQRGGFLQRFIICLIQNIDVEELCLDSVDSTGVDPQLHAYGEMLESFRRIPDSQRLKTSQEAKELRDGLYKTLMKRIAMNANDPLAAYSARLFDNYFWRFCILIHLMKNWESLR